From the Candidatus Binataceae bacterium genome, the window CCACGCGGCCACAGCGCGGATGGCGCTGGAAGCCGGGGTGCACGTGCTGGTCGAGAAGCCGCTTTGCCTGGACGTCGTCGAGTTCGACGCACTGCGCGCCGCCGCCGTAAACCGCGGGCGGGTACTGATGTGCGTCCACAACTGGAAGCATGCAGCGGCATATCGTCTGGCGCAGCGGATGATCAGCGACGGGCGTCTGGGCGAGATTCGCTACGTCGCGCTCGACCGCCTGCGGACCGCTCCGGCGGGTGTGAGCGCGGGCACGGGCGGGCGATGGCGGACAGGGGCGGCATCAGGCGGCGGCATCCTCATCGACCACGGATGGCACGTTTTCTACCTGATGCGCTGGCTGATGGGCGGGGTCGACCCGGTATCCGTTTCGGCCTGGCTCGACGCGGCTCCCAATAGCGGCGTTGAAGGCGTCGCCGACCTGCGCGTGTCTTTCCCTGACGGGCGCCTGGGGTCGGCGCATCTGAGCTGGCAGTCACCGGTCCGTCGCACGCGCGCGCTTGTCTACGGGAGCGAGCGCGCGCTCGAGATCGAGGACAATCGTATCGTGCTGACCGCGCGGTCCGGTGCGTCTGAGAATCTGTCGATCGCCGACGAAATCGACGATTCCTACCATTCGGCGTGGTTTGCAGGGGTGGCGTCAGATTTTGAACGCGCTATCGTCGGGGGTGCTGGCTCGGCGCTGCTGGCAGAAAATCTTGCCGAGGCACGAGCCGCGCTCGCCATGACGTTGGCCGCGCGCGAATCCCATCGCCGAGGCGTAATTGCCAAAGTCGTGTGAATTCGCGTCGATTCCGACGGCGGCGCTCCTATTGACTTTGAACATTAGGGCGTTAGAGTGCTCATTGACCGGTAGGTTAGCGAGGCGTCTCGGGCGAGATCTTGAGGCTCGGACAAGGCTTTTCCTTCGGGTCATGCGCGGCGAGTCGCGCGTGCGTTTGGAGGCTTTGCCGGCATGCGGCCACCGGAATGTATGGCGTCTGAGTCACGTTCGCCGGCGCAGGAAAAACCCCAGGATTCGCGGGATGAGATCCTTCAGGCGGCTATCCGCCTGTTCGCACGCCGCGGCTTCCACGAGACCTCGATGTCCGAGGTGGCGCGCGAGGCGCAAGTGAGCAAGGCGCTGATTTTCTGGCACTTCAAGACCAAGGAAGAGCTTTTTCTGGCCGTCCTCAACCGGCTGCTCGAGCCTTACTTTATTGATTTTGCCGAGGAAGTGGGTGCGCTGGATGAGCGGTCGCAGCTGCGCAGGCTGGTGCAGTCTTATCTGCTCTTCGTGCGCGATAACGCTGCCTCGGTGCGCTTTTTCCTCGGCCAGCTGTTGCACGGCGAGAAAGTGCCCGAGGAGCTGAGCATGCAGGTGATGAAGCTCTACGAGGGCTATCGCGAGTTGATGGTCGATATAATCCGCCGCGCGCAGGAAAAAGGCTTGTGCGC encodes:
- a CDS encoding TetR/AcrR family transcriptional regulator, yielding MASESRSPAQEKPQDSRDEILQAAIRLFARRGFHETSMSEVAREAQVSKALIFWHFKTKEELFLAVLNRLLEPYFIDFAEEVGALDERSQLRRLVQSYLLFVRDNAASVRFFLGQLLHGEKVPEELSMQVMKLYEGYRELMVDIIRRAQEKGLCARDIAPEAAARFMLSALNGSLIGFLFSPGSSAEIDGTVAMIGNWLFGEAQTRPAEGGKAVA
- a CDS encoding Gfo/Idh/MocA family oxidoreductase, which codes for MAPDGAMSLRGAISGFGEVAAQAHLAGWRTRLDVNIVAIHDPIAERRHHAIRLIPNVRAYDDLELMLDGERLDFIDVASPPAFHAATARMALEAGVHVLVEKPLCLDVVEFDALRAAAVNRGRVLMCVHNWKHAAAYRLAQRMISDGRLGEIRYVALDRLRTAPAGVSAGTGGRWRTGAASGGGILIDHGWHVFYLMRWLMGGVDPVSVSAWLDAAPNSGVEGVADLRVSFPDGRLGSAHLSWQSPVRRTRALVYGSERALEIEDNRIVLTARSGASENLSIADEIDDSYHSAWFAGVASDFERAIVGGAGSALLAENLAEARAALAMTLAARESHRRGVIAKVV